The genomic interval TGTCCGGCCTGATCCGCTGGCCGGCCTACACCTACCTTCCCCTGGACCGCCCCTTGCTGCTCATCGTCGGAACTGCGGAATGAATCTGGAAGAACTCAGGACATTGGGCCGCCTGCCCATCGCCGGAGACCGTCCCACCGGCGCGGACGTGCGTTATGAACCCGATTACGAACGCCTGGATGCCGAAATGGCCAAGCTGGAAAGCCTGGACGGCCAGCCGGTGGATTGGTCGGTGGTGTTGGATACCGCCACGGCTATTTTGCGCGAGCAGTCCAAGGACTTGTTGGTGGCCGCCCGTCTTGCCCGCGGCTTGTTCGAACGGCATGGCTATGAAGGTCTGGTCACCGGCTTGATCATCATCCAGGAGATGATCAAGCACTACTGGGACGATTTGTATCCCGCCGCCAGACGCGCCCGCGCCCGCGCCGGCGCTTTGAGCTGGCTGGCGGACACGCTGGCCGCTGTCTGCGCCCGCCGCGAGCCGGGCGCTGGCGACGAAAAGCCGTTGCTGGAGAGTCTCGCCACTTTGGGCGAGCTGGAAAACGACTTGGAGCAACGCATGGGTGAGCAGGCGCCCAGCCTGTTCGAGTTACGCCGCTTGTTCAAATCCTTCAAAGAGCAATTTGAACGTGAGGCCGCGGCGCCTGCTCCCATACCTGCTGCGCCGGCGGCATCGCCCGCCCAGGGCGCGCCGGCACCGCCGCCGGCCGCTCCGTCCGTGGCGGTTGCTGCGTCCAGCATCGACAACGACACCGAGGCAAACAAGGCCGTGCGCCAGTGTCAGGACCTGATGCGAAAATTGAGCGCCTATCAACGCCGCAGGAAACTGTCGGACCCGGTGCCCTACCAGGCCTTGCGGGTCGCGAGCTGGATGGGGATCAGCCAATTGCCTCCCGCCACCGACGGCGTAACCGCTTTGCGTGAAGTGCCGGTAGACAAGGTGCGCGCCTATGCCGGCTTGTTGGAAGCCGGGCGCTTTGAACCCCTCATTAATGAGGTGGAAAACAGCTTTTCCAGAGCGCCTTTCTGGTTGGATGCCCATCGTCTGGTGGCCGGTGCATTGGAAGGCTTGGGGGCGGAGTACGCCGATGCCAGGGCGGCCGTGGTGGCGCAGGTGGCAGCCTTTGTGCGCCGTTTCCCCCAGGTGGTGGAACTGAAATTTTCAGGCGGAACGCCTTTCGCTGATGAACTCACCCGCTTGTGGATCAACAAGGAGTGCCTCGCCGCCCCGGCGCCCCCGCCGGTCAGCGATGAATGCGACGGTCCCGGTTCCTCGCCGCCACCGGAAGAAGACCAATACCCGTGGCTCGCCGCCGCCGCTGAGGCCAGGCACCTGGCCGCCCGGGGCAAGCTGGAGCAGGGTCTGGTGCTGTTCGAGAACGGACGTCGCACCGCCCACGCGGCGCGGGAGCGCTTTTACTGGGATTTGGCCTTGGCAAAATGTTGCCTGGAGTGCGGCCAGGTCGCCCTGGCCGCCGCGCTGTTGGATGATCTCGACCAGCAGGCGGAGCGCTACGATCTGGAAGAGTGGGAGCCGGCCTTAAGTCTCGAAGTTGCCCGCCTGTTATTGCTGTGCAATGATAAATCCAATACTCAGGAAGGGGCCAAAAGGCTGGACGCGCCGAAGCGGCGCTGGTTGGCCCGCTTGTGTCGCCTGGACATTGGCGCGGCCTTGAAAGCGAAGCTGTAGAGCGGTACCAAAGCATTTGCAATCGCATTGTGCGTAATTTTGAATTGGTTTGCAGTTCATTGAACGGACAGGCCGGTTTCCATAAGGCCGCGGCATCATTTTGGTGGGGGGCATGAGGAAGAGTCGTTCCCGGCATTTCTTAAATCAGGAGTATTGATCATGGCCAAAGACGGTTCCATCGCGCCTAAAGAGCGCGTCAATATTGTATACAAGCCTGCTACCGGCGATGCCCAAAGCGAGGTGGAACTTCCCCTCAAACTGATGATGATCGGCGACTATACCCAGCGGGCCGACGATACGCCGGTGGAGGAGCGCAAGCCGGTCAGCGTCGACAAGGACAACTTTAATGATGTCATGCGCAGCATGCAGCTCAGCATAGACATCAACTGCCCCAACCGCTTGTCTGGTGAGGAAGGCGAAGAGCTGGCTATGAGCCTGCGGTTTGAATCGCTGAAGGATTTCGATCCGGAGAACGTCTTGAAGCAGGTGCCGGAGTTGAACCAACTGCTCGAATTGCGCCAGGCCCTGGTGGCTTTGAAGGGGCCTCTGGGTAATGTGCCGGCCTTCCGGAAGAAGATCGAAGCCACCTTGTCCGACGAGGGCGCAAAAGAAAAATTAATGAGCGAGTTGGGTATTGGGCAGGACGACTGACAATCTTGCCCGGCACGACTGCAGTTGTTTTTGAGGAAGGAGAGCAATTATGGCCGATGAACAAAGCCAGCAAGCCGGCGCCCAGGCTGCCGCGGAGGAAAGCGAGCTTTCCCTGCTGGATCAGATTATGCAGGAAACCAAGATGCGCCCCTCCGACGAGGGCTACGATGTTGCCAAGAAAGGCGTTGAGGCCTTCATCGGTGAACTCCTGGCGCCGCGCCACGGTGAGGAAAAAGTCAACAAGGACATGGTTGACCGCATGATCGCCGAACTGGACGCCAAGCTCAGCGCCCAGGCCGATGAAATTCTGCATCACGAGACTGTGCAAAAGCTGGAGTCGGCCTGGCGGGGTTTGAAGTTTGTGGTGGACCGCACCAACTTCCGCGAAAACATCAAGGTGGAGCTGCTCAGCGTTTCCAAGGAAGAGTTGCTGGAAGACTTTGAAGACGCACCAGAGGTCACCAAATCCGGTTTGTACAAGCACGTTTATACGGCGGAATACGGCCAGTTTGGCGGTCAGCCCGTGGGGGCAATGATTTCCAACTACGACTTTGGTCCCGGCCCGCAAGACATCAAGCTGGCGCAATACGTCTCCAGCGTGGGCGCCATGGCCCATGCCCCTTTTGTTGCCGCTGCGGGCCCGCAGTTCTTCGGCCTGGACAATTACGAAAAACTGCCCAACCTGAAGGATCTCAGTTCCATTTTCGAGGGGCCGCAATACGCCAAGTGGCGTTCCTTCCGCGAAACAGAAGACGCCCGCTATTTTGCCCTGACCATGCCGCGCTTTTTGTTGCGCTTGCCTTATGATCCGGATAACAACCCGGTCAAGGCTTTCAGTTACAACGAAGATGTATCCGCTTCCCACAACCACTATCTGTGGGGCAGCAGTGCTTACGCCTTCGCCACCCGCCTTACCGACAGCTTCGCCAAGTACCGCTGGTGTCCCAATATCATCGGCCCGCAAAGCGGCGGCGCGGTGGAGGATCTGCCCCTGCATCATTTCGAGTCCATGGGCGACATCGAAACCAAGATTCCCACGGAAGTGATGATTTCCGACCGCCGCGAATTCGAACTGGCCGAAGAAGGTTTCATCGGACTGACCATGCGCAAGGGCAGTGACAACGCCGCCTTCTTCTCCGCCAACTCGGTGCAAAAGCCGAAGTTTTTTGGCAACAGCAAGGAGGGCAAGGAGGCGGAACTCAACTACAAGCTGGGCACGCAACTGCCCTATATGTTTGTCATCAACCGCCTGGCGCACTACATCAAAGTGATTCAGCGGGAAAACATTGGCAGCTGGAAACAGCGGGGAGAGCTGGAAACCGAACTGAACAAATGGATCAAACAATACGTGGCGGATCAGGAAAACCCCTCGCCCGAAGTGCGCAGCCGCCGCCCTTTGCGCGCCGCCCAGATTACCGTGGAAGACGTGGAAGGGGATCCGGGCTGGTACCGCGTGTCCATGTCCGTGCAGCCCCATTTCAAATACATGGGGGCGAGCTTCACACTGTCGCTCAAGGGCAAACTCGATCAGTCGTAAGCCACGGCTATGGCCACTTTGATTTGCCTGCCAAAGCATGAGCGCTTTTGAAAGCAGCCTGCTGGAACGGATTGCCAGCGGCGAGAGTCACGCGAGTCTGACGCCGGATGCGTCGCGCGCGCGCCAGTCTGTGGTGCATCATTTGCGGAATATGCTCAACACTCGGCAGGGCAGCGCTGCTGCCCTGCCGGACTATGGCCTGCCGGATTTCAATGACGTGGTGTCGCGTCTGCCCGACGGCCTGAGTGAATACCGCAACGCCATCCGGTTGACCATTGAGCGTTTTGAGCCCCGCCTAAAACGGGTACAGGTGGTGCATGTGCCGGATGCTGATGACCCCCTGCGTTTGAAGTTTGAGATTTCTGCCTTGCTGGCCCTGGGCGATCGACATGTGCGCGTGTCTTTGCACACGGCTTTCGATGACGCCGGTCAGGTGTCGGTGCGGGAATAACACGGGTGAACTTCAACCGCTATTATCAGGATGAACTGACTTACCTGCGCGAGCTGGGAGAGGAGTTTGCCCGGGAAAACCCCAAGCTGGCGCCGTTCCTGGGGTCCCAGGCCGGTGATCCCGATGTGGAACGCCTGCTGGAGGGTTTTGCCTTTCTCACGTCCCGCTTGCGGCAAAAGCTGGACGACGAATTTCCAGAACTGTCCCATTCCCTTATCGGCCTGCTGTGGCCCCATTTCCTGCGCCCTGTGCCGGCCATGTCCATAGTGCAGTTCACGCCTTTGCCCCATGTGCTCACTGGCCGGCAGACCGTCCCCAAGGGTGTGGAGCTGGACAGTCGCGTGGTTGAAGGCACAGCTTGCCGTTTTCAAACCTGTTTTGACGTGGAACTGTTTCCTTTGGCACTCACTGCCGCCGAGCTGCAGGAATCTGCCGTCGGCACTGTGCTTAAGCTTCGCATCGAACTGCTGGGTGGCGTCTCGCTGCCGAAGCTGGAACTGCGCAGCCTGCGCCTGCATCTGTGCGGGCAGCCGGCCACCGCGATGAACCTGTACTTGTGGCTCACCCGTCATGTGCGGGATATCCAGGTCAAGGCCCTGGAGGGTGCAGAAAGCTTCGGCCTCAGTCCGGCTCAAGTGCAGGCGGTGGGCTTCCGGCCTGAGGAAGGCCTGTTGCCCTATCATGACAGCACGTTCATGGGCTATCGCCTGCTGCAGGAATATTACGCGCTGCCGGAGAAATTTTTGTTTCTGGATATCGGTGGTTTGGAGCCGGTGGCTGAGTTCGGGGTGGATTCTGGTTTCGAACTCGTCTTTCACCTGACCCGCCCCTGGGAAGAGGGGCTGCGACCGAAGAGCGAAAATTTCCGTTTGTTTTGCAGCCCGGTGGTCAATCTTCACAAACGTGACGCCGAGCCCATACGGCTGGATCACAAACAAAGCGAATATCGCCTGCGACCTGCTGCCGACAACCCGGCCCACTATGAAATCTATTCGGTGGACCGCGTCCAGGCCTGGGTCCAGGGCAGCGGTGAACGCTATGAGTACCTGCCTTTCGAGTCCTTCGACTTTGAAAAATCCACAGACAGCGGCTCACGGTACTACCGCACCCAGGTAAAACCGGCCGTCACCCGGCGCGGTGTTGAAACGTACCTGTCTTTTTCCGCCACCGAACACTCGCGTACCGCGGCAAGCGAATCAGTGGCCGTGGAACTGACTTGTACCAACCACAGCCTGCCCGACACGTTGCGCGCCGGCGATATCAACATGGCCACCGCCAGCACACCGCCTTTTGTCAGCTTCACCAATATCTCCCGGGTGACCACCTCCCTGGCGCCACCCCTGGAAGGCGGTCTGCAGTGGCGCCTGATTTCCAACATGGCACTGAATTATTCTTCGCTCGCCAGTGTTGAGGCCCTGCGGGTGGTGTTGGACGCCTACGATCTGCGCGCCCGGCTGGACCGGCAGGCACGGCGGGTGAGCCAGCGCCGCCTGGAGGGGATCGCCGCTGTCGACGTCCGGGCCATCGAACGTTTCCATCGCGGTCTGCCCGTACGGGGTTTGCACACCCGCCTGGATGTGCGTGAGAGCTGTTTTGGGGGAGAAGGCGATCTCTACCTTTTTGCCACCGTACTCAATGAATTCTTTTCCCTGTTTGCACGCATCAATTCCTTTCATCAACTGACCGTTCAGGGCATGGAGAACGGCGAGATCTACGAATGGCCGGCGAAGATCGGGCAACAAGCACTGCTGTAGGCTACGAATTGCTGAAAGAAGGGCGTCGTTACGGCTTTTTTCAGGCCGTGCGTCTGCTGCAGGCCCTCGGTGGCGGCGAGGCCGCGCCGGTAGGCGGTCTGGGGCCGGTGGCTGAGGAATGCCTGCGCTTTCGCGCCAATGCCAGTCTGGCTTTTCCGGCAGGTGATGTGGAGGCGGTGGAACACTGGCCGGACACCGTACCCGGACGGTACCGCCTCACGGTCAATTTCCTGGGTCTGTATGGCCCCTCGTCGCCACTGCCGGCTTTTTACACCGAAACGCTGATCCAGGAAGACGAAGACAACAATGGGGGCCGCCGCGACTTTCTCGATCTGTTCAATCACCGGCTGACAAGCCTGCTGTACCGCTGCTGGGAGAAGTACCGCTACGACGTGCAGTATACGCGGGAGAACGACAGGGTGTTCTCGCGCGTCCTCTATGCCCTGCTGGGCGTGGAAGCCCCCCCCCAGCGGGAAGCCTTGAACCTGGACTGGAACCGGCTGCTGTCGTTTTTGGGGGTGCTCAGCATGGGCTGCCGTTCCGCGGCGGTGCTGGAAGCCTTGCTGTGCCACTATTTCCCCGGGCAAAAGATTCGCATCGAGCAATGTGTGCCGCGACGGGTGAAAGTGCCCGAAGTGCAACGCTGTCACCTGGGCCGGCGCAACAGCACGCTGGGCAGCGATACCTATCTGGGCGGTGACGCCCGGGGGGTGCCGGATTTGAATGGGAAATTCCGCATCCGGATCGAATCCCTTGGCTACCGTGAATTCACCGCTCATTTGCCCGGCGCGGTGCACCACCGGGCCGTGCGCGACCTGTTGCATTTTGTGTTGTCCGGCAGTCTGGACTTTGATGTGGCGCTCACCTTGCAGGCGGCTGAGATACCGCGCCTGCAACTGAGGCCGGACAACCCCGGCCGCCTCGGATGGAGCGCCTGGCTGGGCCGGCCCCCGGAACAACTGTGCGAGGTGGTATTGTCATAGACAGAACTGGCCGGTCTTTGAACCCGGGCCGCGCCGTTGCACTGAGTGAGAAGCCAACATAAGGGGATTTTCGATGATTGATGTTGATTTGAAGGCACTGTTGTCCCACCTCAATCCCTATTGTTTGCGCGCGCTGGAAAGCGCCGCTGGCATGTGCATGTCCCGGGGCAACTACGAAGTGGCGCCATCTCATCTGATGTACAAACTGATGGATGATGCCAATGCTGATGTGCAGATCATACTGCGGCATTATGAGATCGAGCCCGCCCGTCTGGGGAAAGTCCTGCAGGCGGTGATTGAAGAAGCGCGCACGGGCAATAGCGGCAAGCCGGTGTTTTCGCCGCAGCTCATCGAATGGGTGCAGGCGGCATGGATGGTGGGGTCCATCGAGCACCGCTTGTCCAAAATCCGCTCCGGTGTCTTGCTGGTGAGCATGCTCAGCACGCTCAGCCGCTTCAGCCATGAAGCCTATGTTGATCTGTTGCGGGCCATTCCGGTGGATGAGCTGCGGCGTCAGTTCAACGACATCACCGCCGGTTCCACTGAAGAGCCGGAGTTGCCGGATGCGGAGGTGCTGGGCCTGGGGCCGGAGATGGGGTCCAGCGATACCGCGTTGGGGCGTTTCACCATCAACTTCACGGCGCGGGCCCGCAACGGCGAAATCGACCCGGTGTTTTCCCGCGACCGCGAAATCCGCCAGATGGTGGACATACTGGCCCGGCGCCGGAAAAACAACCCCATCGCCGTGGGCGAGGCAGGGGTGGGAAAAACAGCGGTGGTGGAAGGCCTGGCTTTGAAAATCGTGGAAGGCGATGTGCCTGACATATTGAGTGATGTCGAACTTCTGGGCCTGGATCTCGGGCTGCTGCAGGCGGGTGCCAGTGTGAAGGGGGAATTTGAAAACCGCCTGAAGTCGGTGATTGATGAGGTCAAAGCCAGTCCCAAGCCCATCATTCTGTTTATCGATGAGGCCCATACCCTGATCGGTGCCGGCGGCCAGGCCGGCCAGAACGACGCGGCAAATTTACTCAAGCCCGCCTTGGCGCGGGGGGAGTTGCGCACGGTTGCCGCCACCACCTGGTCGGAGTACAAGAAATATTTCGAGAAAGATCCCGCCCTGGCCCGCCGTTTTCAGCTGGTAAAGCTGGACGAGCCCAGTCCCGACGATGCCGTCACCATTTTGCGCGGCCTGCGCGACAGCTACGAGGCAGCGCATGGGGTGTATGTGCGCGATGACGCCGTCGATGCGGCGGCGCGCTATTCTGCCCGTTACATCTCCGGCCGGCAACTGCCCGACAAAGCCGTGGACGTGTTGGACACGGCCTGCGCCCGGGTGCGTATCAGCCTCAGCGCCAAACCGCCGCTCATTGACGACAAGGAGCGCCGCATTCAGATGCTGGAACGGGAGCTGGCGGCGGTGGAGCGGGATTTGGAAACCGGGGTCACGTCGGACGTGGAGGCGGCGCAGGAACTCCGGACTCTGATCAGCACAGAGCGCACCACTCTCAAAGAACTCCAGAGCCGCTGGGAAAAAGAAAAAGAGGCGGTGGCCCAGGTGGTGGGCCTGCGCCGGCAGCTGGCCCAGGCCAAGGAATCGGGCGAGGGTGATACCGCAGCGCTGCACGCCGCGCTGGATGCCGCCAAAACAGCCCTGGCCGCCGTGCAAGGTGATGAGCCGCTCATCCACTACGAAGTCGGCCCCGAAGTGGTGGGGGCGGTCATCGCCGACTGGACCGGCATTCCCCTGGGCAAAATGGTACGCGACGAAGCCGACTCCATTTTACGCTTTGGTGAGGTGCTCAAGGAACGCATCAAGGGGCAGGATCATGCCATAGACGCCATCCACCAGGGCTTGCGCGCCGCCAAGGCCGGGCTCAACAACCCCAACACGCCCATGGGCGTGTTCTTGTTTGTGGGTCCAAGCGGTGTGGGCAAAACAGAAACCGCTACCGGCGTGGCCGATTTGTTGTTTGGCGGCGAGCGTTTCATGGTGACCATCAATATGTCGGAGTTTCAGGAGAAACACACTTTGTCCCGCCTGGTGGGTTCGCCGCCGGGGTATGTCGGTTACGGCGAAGGCGGCGTGCTCACAGAAGGCGTGCGCCAGCGGCCCTATTCCGTGGTGTTGCTGGATGAAGTGGAAAAAGCCGATCTTGAAGTGATGAACCTGTTTTATCAGGTATTCGACAAGGGCACGTTGTCGGACGGCGAAGGACGCAACATCGACTTCAAAAACACCGTCGTGTTTCTGACCAGCAACCTTGCCTCCGATATCATTACCGAAATGGCCGGTGGCGACAACAAACCCGATCCCGCCGAGCTGATAGCGGCCATCCGCCCGGTACTCGCCCGTCACTTCAAACCGGCGCTGCTGGCCCGGATGGAGATCGTGCCATTTTATCCCATAGTCGGCGAAGCGCTGCACGATATTGTGGGCCTCAAGCTTGAGCGCCTGGGCCAGCGCCTGCGCGTTGCGCAAAAAATGGATTTCAGCTACGCGCCGGAAGTGGTGACGCAAATCGCCAAGCGCTGCACGGAAGTGGAAAGCGGGGCACGCAACGTGGACCACATCATCAACCGTACCCTGCTGCCGCGTATCGCTACCGAGGTTCTGCACCGCATGCAGGACGAAG from Gammaproteobacteria bacterium carries:
- the tssA gene encoding type VI secretion system protein TssA, coding for MNLEELRTLGRLPIAGDRPTGADVRYEPDYERLDAEMAKLESLDGQPVDWSVVLDTATAILREQSKDLLVAARLARGLFERHGYEGLVTGLIIIQEMIKHYWDDLYPAARRARARAGALSWLADTLAAVCARREPGAGDEKPLLESLATLGELENDLEQRMGEQAPSLFELRRLFKSFKEQFEREAAAPAPIPAAPAASPAQGAPAPPPAAPSVAVAASSIDNDTEANKAVRQCQDLMRKLSAYQRRRKLSDPVPYQALRVASWMGISQLPPATDGVTALREVPVDKVRAYAGLLEAGRFEPLINEVENSFSRAPFWLDAHRLVAGALEGLGAEYADARAAVVAQVAAFVRRFPQVVELKFSGGTPFADELTRLWINKECLAAPAPPPVSDECDGPGSSPPPEEDQYPWLAAAAEARHLAARGKLEQGLVLFENGRRTAHAARERFYWDLALAKCCLECGQVALAAALLDDLDQQAERYDLEEWEPALSLEVARLLLLCNDKSNTQEGAKRLDAPKRRWLARLCRLDIGAALKAKL
- the tssB gene encoding type VI secretion system contractile sheath small subunit, with translation MAKDGSIAPKERVNIVYKPATGDAQSEVELPLKLMMIGDYTQRADDTPVEERKPVSVDKDNFNDVMRSMQLSIDINCPNRLSGEEGEELAMSLRFESLKDFDPENVLKQVPELNQLLELRQALVALKGPLGNVPAFRKKIEATLSDEGAKEKLMSELGIGQDD
- the tssC gene encoding type VI secretion system contractile sheath large subunit, whose protein sequence is MADEQSQQAGAQAAAEESELSLLDQIMQETKMRPSDEGYDVAKKGVEAFIGELLAPRHGEEKVNKDMVDRMIAELDAKLSAQADEILHHETVQKLESAWRGLKFVVDRTNFRENIKVELLSVSKEELLEDFEDAPEVTKSGLYKHVYTAEYGQFGGQPVGAMISNYDFGPGPQDIKLAQYVSSVGAMAHAPFVAAAGPQFFGLDNYEKLPNLKDLSSIFEGPQYAKWRSFRETEDARYFALTMPRFLLRLPYDPDNNPVKAFSYNEDVSASHNHYLWGSSAYAFATRLTDSFAKYRWCPNIIGPQSGGAVEDLPLHHFESMGDIETKIPTEVMISDRREFELAEEGFIGLTMRKGSDNAAFFSANSVQKPKFFGNSKEGKEAELNYKLGTQLPYMFVINRLAHYIKVIQRENIGSWKQRGELETELNKWIKQYVADQENPSPEVRSRRPLRAAQITVEDVEGDPGWYRVSMSVQPHFKYMGASFTLSLKGKLDQS
- the tssE gene encoding type VI secretion system baseplate subunit TssE; its protein translation is MSAFESSLLERIASGESHASLTPDASRARQSVVHHLRNMLNTRQGSAAALPDYGLPDFNDVVSRLPDGLSEYRNAIRLTIERFEPRLKRVQVVHVPDADDPLRLKFEISALLALGDRHVRVSLHTAFDDAGQVSVRE
- the tssF gene encoding type VI secretion system baseplate subunit TssF, with protein sequence MTRVNFNRYYQDELTYLRELGEEFARENPKLAPFLGSQAGDPDVERLLEGFAFLTSRLRQKLDDEFPELSHSLIGLLWPHFLRPVPAMSIVQFTPLPHVLTGRQTVPKGVELDSRVVEGTACRFQTCFDVELFPLALTAAELQESAVGTVLKLRIELLGGVSLPKLELRSLRLHLCGQPATAMNLYLWLTRHVRDIQVKALEGAESFGLSPAQVQAVGFRPEEGLLPYHDSTFMGYRLLQEYYALPEKFLFLDIGGLEPVAEFGVDSGFELVFHLTRPWEEGLRPKSENFRLFCSPVVNLHKRDAEPIRLDHKQSEYRLRPAADNPAHYEIYSVDRVQAWVQGSGERYEYLPFESFDFEKSTDSGSRYYRTQVKPAVTRRGVETYLSFSATEHSRTAASESVAVELTCTNHSLPDTLRAGDINMATASTPPFVSFTNISRVTTSLAPPLEGGLQWRLISNMALNYSSLASVEALRVVLDAYDLRARLDRQARRVSQRRLEGIAAVDVRAIERFHRGLPVRGLHTRLDVRESCFGGEGDLYLFATVLNEFFSLFARINSFHQLTVQGMENGEIYEWPAKIGQQALL
- the tssG gene encoding type VI secretion system baseplate subunit TssG, translating into MAGEDRATSTAVGYELLKEGRRYGFFQAVRLLQALGGGEAAPVGGLGPVAEECLRFRANASLAFPAGDVEAVEHWPDTVPGRYRLTVNFLGLYGPSSPLPAFYTETLIQEDEDNNGGRRDFLDLFNHRLTSLLYRCWEKYRYDVQYTRENDRVFSRVLYALLGVEAPPQREALNLDWNRLLSFLGVLSMGCRSAAVLEALLCHYFPGQKIRIEQCVPRRVKVPEVQRCHLGRRNSTLGSDTYLGGDARGVPDLNGKFRIRIESLGYREFTAHLPGAVHHRAVRDLLHFVLSGSLDFDVALTLQAAEIPRLQLRPDNPGRLGWSAWLGRPPEQLCEVVLS
- the tssH gene encoding type VI secretion system ATPase TssH, translated to MIDVDLKALLSHLNPYCLRALESAAGMCMSRGNYEVAPSHLMYKLMDDANADVQIILRHYEIEPARLGKVLQAVIEEARTGNSGKPVFSPQLIEWVQAAWMVGSIEHRLSKIRSGVLLVSMLSTLSRFSHEAYVDLLRAIPVDELRRQFNDITAGSTEEPELPDAEVLGLGPEMGSSDTALGRFTINFTARARNGEIDPVFSRDREIRQMVDILARRRKNNPIAVGEAGVGKTAVVEGLALKIVEGDVPDILSDVELLGLDLGLLQAGASVKGEFENRLKSVIDEVKASPKPIILFIDEAHTLIGAGGQAGQNDAANLLKPALARGELRTVAATTWSEYKKYFEKDPALARRFQLVKLDEPSPDDAVTILRGLRDSYEAAHGVYVRDDAVDAAARYSARYISGRQLPDKAVDVLDTACARVRISLSAKPPLIDDKERRIQMLERELAAVERDLETGVTSDVEAAQELRTLISTERTTLKELQSRWEKEKEAVAQVVGLRRQLAQAKESGEGDTAALHAALDAAKTALAAVQGDEPLIHYEVGPEVVGAVIADWTGIPLGKMVRDEADSILRFGEVLKERIKGQDHAIDAIHQGLRAAKAGLNNPNTPMGVFLFVGPSGVGKTETATGVADLLFGGERFMVTINMSEFQEKHTLSRLVGSPPGYVGYGEGGVLTEGVRQRPYSVVLLDEVEKADLEVMNLFYQVFDKGTLSDGEGRNIDFKNTVVFLTSNLASDIITEMAGGDNKPDPAELIAAIRPVLARHFKPALLARMEIVPFYPIVGEALHDIVGLKLERLGQRLRVAQKMDFSYAPEVVTQIAKRCTEVESGARNVDHIINRTLLPRIATEVLHRMQDEAMPTALHLDIGKSGDFSFEFKTAGAGV